The following DNA comes from Candidatus Lokiarchaeota archaeon.
TTAGAATGCCTGCGACAGCAGTCCCGTGGCCATCGGTATCGTAAAATGTGGAAGATGTTAGATTGACACCCTTTTCCCAAACTTGAATATTGCTCTGAGCGTTTTCATGTACGATGTATTTTGTTTTCGGCGTTTTCAGTGCTATCAATTCATCAACACCTGATAACGCATTGTCGCCGTCTGTGTCATTCACAACAAAAAAGGTATCACCGTCATCAATAACTCCAAGTGAAGAACCATTGTCCAGCCACACCCAGTCTATGTCAGCTTCAAAACTACCATTCTTATTGATATCGCGTGTGTAAAGGGTTTCATTGCTCTCAATCGCGCTATTGTTATTCAAATCAATCCCGTCAGTTCCATTATCGAAAGTCCATGGTGGTGTGAAGGGCTGCGTCTCAAAGTAACTGAAATTCCCTCCATCGGCGTAGAAGAAATCAGGATGTCTCCATTGAATCCCAGTATCCAAATCTGCAATAAGAAGGCCTTCGCCGGTCAGATTTCTCCCAAACAAATCTTTCATCTGCCAAGCAACATCAGCGTAGCAATCCTGCATTGAAACGTCTCTTGGCGAAACGTAGTGCTTCTTGTCGCGCTGTGGTTCAGCCACGACAAATAATGGGTCTTCCTGCAGCAGTTGTAGAGCTTCCTTTGAAACCTCTGCAAGATAGACGCTTCCTATGCGTTGGATTGAATCTCCAAAATCGATTCCCTTCAATCTGTAATACGCAATTTCGGCCTCAGAAAGCTCTCTTGAAAACCGAAGCGATACCTTTACTTTTTCTCCGTCGAAATCCATGCTGAGAGTGGTATCGAGTTCACTGGTGGCGTTGGTGTTGCTTTTGCCCGTGACCGTTGCGCTAGGAAAAAAGAATACTCCGGTCAGCAGACTACAAAGAATCAAGACTGCTATGCGTGCCTTTTTCATGTGATGTCCCTCCGCGGGACGTAATACTTCAAGGGAGAGCTTTCTAATAAGAATATCATATGTCTATTTCGATTTCAAGCTCTAAGTAAATTGGAGTTCCTTAGCATCCC
Coding sequences within:
- a CDS encoding S8 family serine peptidase encodes the protein MKKARIAVLILCSLLTGVFFFPSATVTGKSNTNATSELDTTLSMDFDGEKVKVSLRFSRELSEAEIAYYRLKGIDFGDSIQRIGSVYLAEVSKEALQLLQEDPLFVVAEPQRDKKHYVSPRDVSMQDCYADVAWQMKDLFGRNLTGEGLLIADLDTGIQWRHPDFFYADGGNFSYFETQPFTPPWTFDNGTDGIDLNNNSAIESNETLYTRDINKNGSFEADIDWVWLDNGSSLGVIDDGDTFFVVNDTDGDNALSGVDELIALKTPKTKYIVHENAQSNIQVWEKGVNLTSSTFYDTDGHGTAVAGILNGGQLGYRKYVGVAPDAEVMAINIFGNDGLTVEEGLIWARDHGADIILVEVGSWTYEFLDGSSNVEQMIDVLTASGIPVIVPAGNLYGAGRHALRSIIAGTQISTRFNVPSSIGATEVYLTILSDKLVNSAQVNITEPTSSGTITHQLTFGMGYNSWITAVQTSNITIDTFIANSTRAGNHMIAIDISGTIKDTSYWSVDIFDTHNAQLHFYISDDASGWSGGAAWHGSDGVNDQYTITWPSTADMAISVASYHTRNIWAPSGTIASYS